From the bacterium BMS3Abin08 genome, one window contains:
- the mreB gene encoding Rod shape-determining protein MreB, with protein sequence MFIQKFLGLFSNDLAIDLGTANTLVFVKGKGIICNEPSVVVIRKDNKKTIAVGADAKRMLGKTPANITAIRPMKDGVIADFDATGEMLKYFITKVHNRKSFVSPRVIIGVPSGITQVEQRAVKDAAQASGARDVYLISEPMAAAVGVDLPVGEPTGNMIVDIGGGTTDVAVISLEGIVYSKVVRVGGDRMDETILAYIKRKYNLMIGERTSEQIKMEIGSAYPVDDKKLELEIKGRDMVSGIPKTVLINEEEIREALKEPVTVILDTIKVTLENTPPELAADIVDKGIVIAGGGALLKGLDLLIKEETRLPVIVAEDPLTAVVRGVGKMLGEIDLLQRISIN encoded by the coding sequence ATGTTTATACAGAAATTTCTTGGACTGTTTTCTAATGATCTGGCAATAGACCTTGGGACTGCCAATACCCTTGTTTTTGTAAAGGGGAAAGGGATTATATGCAATGAACCCTCGGTGGTTGTAATAAGAAAGGACAATAAGAAGACCATCGCCGTCGGTGCAGATGCAAAAAGAATGCTTGGCAAGACACCTGCAAACATAACTGCAATACGTCCCATGAAAGATGGTGTCATCGCTGATTTCGACGCCACAGGTGAGATGCTCAAGTATTTCATTACAAAGGTTCATAACAGGAAGAGCTTTGTTTCCCCGAGGGTGATCATAGGGGTCCCTTCAGGTATAACTCAGGTAGAACAGCGCGCTGTAAAAGACGCCGCCCAGGCATCAGGTGCGAGGGATGTGTACCTGATTTCAGAACCAATGGCTGCTGCTGTTGGAGTCGATTTACCCGTTGGTGAGCCGACAGGCAATATGATTGTTGATATCGGTGGCGGTACAACCGATGTCGCCGTGATCTCCCTTGAAGGTATTGTTTACAGCAAGGTCGTGAGGGTAGGCGGTGACAGGATGGATGAGACCATTCTTGCCTATATCAAGAGAAAATATAACCTTATGATAGGTGAGAGGACCTCTGAACAGATCAAGATGGAGATCGGTTCGGCATATCCTGTTGATGACAAAAAGCTGGAGTTGGAGATCAAGGGACGGGATATGGTTTCAGGCATACCCAAGACAGTTCTGATAAACGAAGAAGAGATAAGGGAGGCGCTGAAGGAACCCGTTACCGTAATTCTGGATACAATCAAGGTCACCCTTGAAAACACCCCGCCGGAACTTGCAGCGGACATTGTTGACAAGGGGATTGTAATAGCCGGTGGGGGGGCATTACTGAAGGGGCTTGACCTGCTGATAAAGGAAGAAACCCGGTTACCCGTCATAGTTGCAGAGGATCCTCTAACGGCCGTTGTCAGGGGGGTAGGCAAGATGCTGGGTGAGATAGACCTCCTCCAGCGGATATCCATCAATTGA
- the spoVD_1 gene encoding stage V sporulation protein D, whose product MEDKEKQIKALAFITFIVILTFVLRLWQLQILKGDQFRELSERNRVSIVKIPAPRGIIYDRKGKALVKNAPFFVASLLPEPTQKEINMTELSALLKVPVEDLSEKIIHKKTHSIEPIPLKRGLTFEEVAKIEARRADFPGLIIETEIIRDYPYNSTAAHLIGYLSRPSDEQMKTGSYDDSPKGTYVGRWGVEALFNERLRGKPGIRYIEVDALGRQLHTLKVVPPQRGEDIHLSIDIKTQIAAERAFKKRSGALLALDPENGEILALVSLPSFDPNLFVRGISPDTWRRYIRQPGHPFLNRVFQSRYPPGSVFKLITAIAGLEEGVISKNFKVYCTGQIHVGKWTFRCWKKGGHGLISLKRAIVESCDVYFYEVGRLLGIDRIAKYAQALGLDRPPGVHLSAERAGLIPSTKWKRQSRGKPWYLGDTFNAAIGQGYVSLTPAQVALLISAIASDGKVFRPSLTVDSGTPEPIAKLSFKPQTLKILKNALIDVVNSPRGTGRLARSDKYLIAGKTGTAQVVRLPEHNMNTGRNLIKDHAWFVAYAPAENPEIALSVFVEHGGHGGTAAAPIAKETIEAYLDGEK is encoded by the coding sequence ATGGAAGATAAAGAAAAACAGATAAAGGCACTTGCCTTTATCACATTTATTGTAATACTCACCTTTGTCCTGAGGCTCTGGCAGTTACAGATACTGAAAGGGGATCAGTTCAGGGAACTCTCTGAAAGGAACAGGGTTTCCATCGTAAAGATCCCCGCCCCAAGGGGTATAATATACGACCGGAAAGGTAAGGCGCTGGTCAAAAACGCCCCCTTTTTTGTGGCCTCCCTCCTGCCTGAACCAACCCAGAAAGAGATCAATATGACGGAGCTGTCGGCACTCCTTAAAGTACCCGTTGAAGATCTGTCAGAAAAAATTATCCACAAAAAAACACACTCAATTGAACCAATACCGTTAAAACGGGGGCTGACATTTGAGGAGGTCGCCAAAATCGAGGCACGGAGGGCAGACTTTCCCGGTCTTATTATTGAAACCGAAATAATAAGAGACTATCCATACAACAGTACCGCTGCCCACCTCATCGGCTATCTCAGCAGACCTTCGGATGAGCAGATGAAAACCGGGAGCTACGACGACTCGCCAAAGGGAACATACGTCGGCAGGTGGGGGGTTGAAGCGCTCTTTAATGAGAGATTGCGGGGGAAACCCGGCATAAGGTATATCGAGGTTGATGCCCTTGGAAGGCAGTTACATACCCTCAAGGTAGTGCCTCCTCAGAGGGGTGAGGATATACACTTGAGCATCGATATCAAGACCCAGATTGCGGCAGAGAGGGCATTCAAGAAAAGATCCGGCGCCTTGCTTGCCCTTGACCCTGAAAACGGCGAGATCCTTGCCCTCGTCAGCCTGCCCTCTTTCGACCCCAATCTCTTTGTCAGGGGAATCTCCCCTGATACGTGGAGGCGCTACATCAGACAGCCGGGACATCCGTTCCTCAACAGGGTTTTTCAGAGCCGTTATCCACCTGGTTCGGTTTTCAAGCTGATAACTGCAATTGCAGGTCTTGAAGAAGGTGTAATATCTAAAAACTTCAAAGTATACTGTACCGGTCAAATCCATGTGGGCAAATGGACGTTCAGATGCTGGAAGAAAGGGGGTCACGGGCTCATATCGCTTAAGAGGGCAATCGTGGAATCCTGTGATGTCTATTTTTATGAGGTCGGCAGGCTTCTCGGTATAGACAGGATCGCCAAGTACGCACAGGCCCTTGGACTTGACAGGCCGCCCGGGGTCCACCTTTCGGCAGAAAGGGCCGGTCTGATCCCAAGCACCAAATGGAAGAGACAGTCGAGAGGAAAACCATGGTATCTCGGCGATACATTCAACGCCGCAATCGGGCAGGGATATGTATCCCTCACCCCCGCACAGGTAGCCCTTCTGATTTCCGCCATAGCAAGCGACGGGAAGGTCTTCAGGCCATCCCTTACCGTGGACTCCGGAACCCCCGAACCTATTGCCAAGCTTTCCTTCAAACCACAGACCCTGAAGATTCTGAAGAACGCTCTCATAGATGTTGTAAATTCCCCGAGAGGAACGGGCAGGCTCGCAAGATCCGACAAGTACCTTATTGCCGGCAAGACGGGAACCGCACAGGTGGTCAGATTACCTGAGCACAATATGAACACCGGGAGGAACCTTATTAAGGATCACGCATGGTTCGTGGCATATGCACCTGCGGAAAACCCCGAGATAGCGCTCTCGGTATTTGTCGAGCATGGAGGGCATGGAGGGACCGCAGCAGCTCCGATAGCCAAGGAAACCATCGAGGCATACCTTGACGGAGAAAAATAA
- the mreC gene encoding cell shape-determining protein MreC has product MLDKRIIALFLLIFLSLVLMTFQSTRGPLKPVSILKYPLYFADRELQFAWNAVTGPIRDFKNLREKNLELEEELRTLRLSKEMNLELVLENRRLTKLLEIKTTTPEYVTTARVISSGIGIWPRTIVINKGSRGGIERDMVVRNVEGLVGRVIEVMSSFSRVLLITDVGFSASVRLQDSRLEGILSGRGDGLCTLKYISTEEEVKAGTLLVTSGLDGIFPPGIPVGIIFRIDPGDELFQSIIVRPVVDEKKLEEVVVLKKRT; this is encoded by the coding sequence ATGTTAGACAAACGGATCATTGCCCTCTTCCTTCTCATCTTCCTCTCCCTCGTCCTGATGACCTTTCAGAGTACGCGCGGACCGCTAAAGCCCGTGTCGATTCTAAAGTACCCGTTATACTTTGCAGACAGAGAACTTCAATTTGCCTGGAATGCCGTTACCGGTCCCATAAGGGACTTTAAGAATCTCAGGGAAAAAAACCTTGAACTTGAAGAAGAACTCCGGACACTCAGGCTTTCTAAAGAAATGAACCTTGAACTGGTACTGGAAAACCGGAGATTGACAAAACTGCTTGAAATAAAGACAACGACCCCTGAGTATGTAACGACTGCACGGGTCATATCCTCGGGAATAGGGATCTGGCCAAGGACGATTGTTATCAACAAGGGGAGCAGGGGGGGTATAGAACGGGATATGGTGGTCAGAAACGTTGAAGGTCTTGTCGGCAGGGTTATCGAGGTAATGTCTTCTTTTTCCAGGGTTCTGCTTATTACGGATGTAGGGTTTTCCGCATCGGTGAGGTTACAGGACTCGCGACTGGAGGGAATCTTGTCCGGACGTGGTGACGGTCTCTGCACCCTTAAATATATCTCAACCGAGGAGGAGGTAAAGGCCGGGACTCTTCTCGTCACTTCAGGACTCGACGGAATCTTTCCGCCGGGTATTCCCGTGGGCATCATTTTTAGAATAGACCCGGGAGACGAACTCTTCCAGTCTATTATAGTAAGACCGGTAGTTGATGAAAAGAAACTTGAAGAGGTAGTTGTACTTAAAAAGAGGACCTGA